One Polaribacter sp. SA4-12 genomic window carries:
- a CDS encoding CatA-like O-acetyltransferase, producing the protein MKKYLDIDSWNRKELYQHFRTLSDPSFAVVVDVDVTIAYNLAKKTDASFFVKYLHSCMKAINAIENFRYRIEDNKIAIYDVINASATIAREDTTYGFSFINFSEDFTVFNENFRKEKERIQNSTNLFPQIYSLGCIHCSALPWISFTSHKEPNSGNKDHSVPQLAFGGLKEEKDKILMPVSVNVNHALVDGYHIGQFFKKFQLELDKLN; encoded by the coding sequence ATGAAAAAATATTTAGACATTGATTCTTGGAATAGAAAGGAATTGTATCAGCACTTTAGAACTTTGTCTGATCCTTCTTTTGCTGTTGTTGTAGATGTTGATGTAACGATTGCTTATAATTTAGCTAAAAAAACAGACGCTTCTTTTTTTGTAAAATACTTGCATTCTTGTATGAAAGCAATAAATGCTATTGAAAATTTTAGATATAGAATTGAAGATAATAAAATTGCTATTTATGATGTAATTAATGCATCAGCAACGATTGCAAGAGAAGATACTACCTATGGTTTTTCTTTTATCAACTTTTCTGAAGATTTTACTGTTTTTAATGAAAATTTTCGAAAAGAGAAGGAAAGAATTCAAAATTCGACCAATTTATTTCCTCAAATATACTCTTTAGGATGCATTCATTGTTCTGCATTACCTTGGATCTCTTTTACAAGTCATAAAGAACCAAATTCTGGTAATAAAGATCATAGCGTACCACAACTAGCTTTCGGAGGATTAAAAGAAGAAAAAGACAAAATTTTAATGCCAGTTTCAGTAAATGTTAACCACGCTTTAGTAGATGGATATCATATTGGGCAGTTTTTTAAGAAATTTCAGTTAGAATTAGATAAATTGAATTAG
- a CDS encoding HAD family hydrolase, translated as MNKISENIKVIAFDADDTLWVNETYFRDAEHQFAKLLAKYETENKIDQEIFKTEVKNLKLYGYGVKGFILSMVECALELSNYQVNQKTIEAILNIGKQMLDEPIELLDGVEEVLQSLEGKYKLIVATKGDLLDQERKLEKSNLLSYFHHIEVMSDKKEKDYLKLIKHLDIHPSELLMIGNSLKSDVLPLIEIGASAIHVPFHTTWIHEEVTEEEKSQSDYKTVNNIKDILNF; from the coding sequence ATGAATAAAATAAGTGAAAATATAAAGGTAATAGCTTTTGATGCTGATGATACTTTATGGGTAAATGAAACTTATTTTAGAGATGCAGAACATCAATTTGCAAAGTTATTAGCAAAGTACGAAACCGAAAATAAAATTGATCAAGAGATATTTAAGACAGAAGTAAAGAACTTAAAATTGTATGGTTATGGCGTAAAAGGTTTTATTTTATCCATGGTAGAGTGTGCTTTAGAATTGTCTAATTACCAAGTAAATCAAAAGACAATTGAAGCTATTCTAAATATTGGTAAACAAATGTTAGACGAGCCAATAGAATTGTTGGATGGAGTAGAAGAGGTGTTACAATCCTTAGAAGGAAAATATAAATTGATTGTTGCTACAAAAGGAGATTTATTAGATCAAGAACGAAAATTAGAGAAATCTAATTTGTTATCTTACTTTCATCATATAGAAGTGATGAGTGATAAAAAGGAGAAAGATTATCTGAAGTTGATTAAACACTTAGATATTCATCCGTCAGAACTTTTAATGATTGGAAATTCTTTAAAATCTGATGTTTTACCATTAATAGAAATAGGTGCTTCTGCAATACATGTTCCTTTTCACACTACTTGGATTCATGAAGAAGTAACAGAAGAAGAAAAATCGCAATCAGATTACAAAACCGTAAATAATATAAAGGATATTTTAAATTTCTGA
- the kdsB gene encoding 3-deoxy-manno-octulosonate cytidylyltransferase produces MKIIAMIPARYSASRFPGKLMKDLGGKPVILRTYEAALHTNLFDDVYIVTDSDVIFKTIDNLGGKAIMSKTAHECGSDRIAEAVENIEADIVINVQGDEPFIDEVSLTKLIDVFKKDTKKEIDLASLKVQITNKEDIENPNNVKVITDVDNLAIYFSRSVIPFHRDKDVNVKYYKHKGVYAFRKQALLDFYKTPMTPLEAAEKIEAIRYQEIGKKIKMVETDVEAVGIDTPEDLEKAIQFLKS; encoded by the coding sequence ATGAAAATAATTGCCATGATTCCTGCACGTTATAGTGCATCTCGTTTTCCTGGAAAGTTAATGAAAGATTTAGGAGGGAAACCTGTTATTTTAAGAACTTACGAAGCAGCATTACATACAAATTTGTTTGATGATGTTTATATCGTAACAGATTCTGATGTTATTTTTAAAACGATAGATAACTTAGGTGGAAAAGCAATAATGAGTAAAACAGCACACGAATGTGGTTCGGATAGAATTGCAGAGGCTGTAGAGAATATAGAAGCAGATATTGTAATTAATGTACAAGGTGATGAACCTTTTATTGATGAAGTTTCATTAACTAAATTAATTGATGTCTTTAAAAAAGACACTAAAAAAGAAATTGATTTAGCTTCTTTAAAAGTACAAATTACCAATAAAGAAGATATTGAAAATCCTAATAACGTTAAAGTTATAACAGATGTAGATAATTTAGCAATTTACTTTTCTAGAAGTGTAATTCCGTTTCATAGAGATAAAGATGTAAATGTAAAATACTATAAGCACAAAGGAGTGTATGCGTTTAGAAAACAAGCGTTGTTAGATTTTTATAAAACACCAATGACGCCTTTAGAAGCTGCCGAAAAAATTGAAGCAATTCGATATCAAGAAATTGGTAAGAAAATTAAAATGGTAGAAACTGATGTTGAAGCTGTAGGTATTGATACTCCAGAAGATTTAGAAAAAGCAATTCAATTTTTAAAATCATAA